AAATTTTGCAGCCTATCCGTCAGATTAAACACATCTTCTGGTTATCAACCATTGGGGTGTGCTTTATCGCCTTGCTGTCGATCCCAAGTGCTGGATTTCTGGCGTCGTTGTATACCCATGAACCGGGGGTTATCGACGTTGTTAAGCACCTGATTTGGATTAATGCACTCTTTATGCCCATTTGGGCTGCAGCCTGGGTGTTGCCATCAGGGCTGAAAGGCGCGAAAGATGCCCGTTACACCATGTGGGTGGCGCTCGCGGGGATGTGGGGTTGCCGTATTGTCGCTGGTTATATTCTGGGCGTGACATTAGGGTTTGGTGTCACCGGCGTCTGGATGGGCATGTTCCTCGACTGGATAGTGCGTGGCGTACTGTTTTATCGTCGTATGGCAAGTGGCCGTTGGTTATGGCGTTATCGGCCAGAGGCTTGATTATGATTGCAGTCATGGCGGCTTATTAGCCGCTATTGATGATGTCTGCAATAAGCCACTCTGCATTCTTCTGTTTGATTTCCCTCTTTAAGTGACGATCGTCGCTAATATTTGAACTTCATCACGAAAACAACAAAACAAAATAAAACAACAAAAGGCCACTTTATGGTTTTTAATGTTGACCTATCTTAATTTTAAAGAATATTGGCTTAGTTTATTGAGGTTTTTACTTTATTTATGAAGTTAATAGCTATTAGGTTAGTGGGGCTAATAAGTGTCATTATGTTGTTTAATGTTGCTTTGAATTGTTATTTCTGTGATTGTGAATTGCAGTTAAAAACATAATAACACTTTATAACATTTCTTATCTTTTGAGGCCCGACATGAAAAATGTAGCAATACTCGGAAGCAGTGGGGGAAATCTGTTCAATCTCGGTGGTGCATACCCCGAAAGACTTCTGCAAGAAATTTATACCCAACTCCATTCTGCGGGGTTAGGTGTCAGTGCGGTGCAATTTATTGCAGCAGAAGAATCGATGGATGTGGCAAAACCGACCACTGCCGCTGCTGTGTATTCAATAACCGCCGAAGAAAAGGATAAACCCCAGATTAGTTTCCAGGGAAAACTGTCTGAGGTGAATGACGCGGTAAAATCCTCGGATGCAGCCATTGCGGCACAAATCCGTGCTGGTGCTATTGATGGCATCATCATTATGAGTGCCGATCCCGATCGCAGTAATAAAGAAGCTATTCTGGCGGCGATAGAAAAGAAAATTCCTATTGTAGGCACTGGCGGCACCTCAATGGCGATTATCACCTCCAAAGGTGCAAATGTCATTGCCACTTCTGGGACTACAGGCACCAATAGCCGTACCCGGGCTATCTCTTTTACCGCCTCGTTATGCAAATACTGGCAGATAAAATATACCCCGGTATTGGGTAGTGGCGATGCCACGATGCCGGGCAGTGACAAGAGTCTGCTAAAAAGAATCAATATTCGCAGCATCATGATCCCAGCCTTACCCGGCTTTATCGCTATGGCCATTGTGTTAGCGCTCAGCCATATCCCAGGGCTGCAATCACTGAATGCCATCTTTGAACTGTTACTCAAGGGGTTGCCAGTGATTGTCGCAGTTATTGCGGCTAAACAGGTCTCCGAGCTGGATGAAGTATCGATTGTGGCGGGTGTGGTTGCTGGTGTGCTGTCGGTTGAAGGGGGGTTAATTGGCGGTATTTTGGGGGGGATCGGTGCGGGTATTATGGTGCGTTATCTGTTCGGATTGTGCCTGAAATGGCAATTCCCAATGACGACAATCAATATCGTGGCGGGTGGTTTGTCCGGCTTATTCTCTGGTTTAGTGATGTATTACCTGCTCAGCCCATTGGCTTTGGCCGCCGGTGACTATATCAAATTGGCCATCGAAGCCACTTTGGCCTTCAGCCCAATATTAGCCGGATTACTGGCGGGATTGGTTATTTGGCCAGCTATTCTGGGTGGGGTTTATCACGCGGTTATATTGCCGCTGGTCTTACTGGAAATGGAAAAGTCCGGTGTCAGTTTCCTCGGTGCTGTCGATATGGTTGGGCTGGTTATGGTAGCGGCAGGTATTAATCTGGCAAACGTCATTGCGCCGCGAGAAAAAAGTGAGGCCGCTGTTGCTGCTCCGGGGTTGTTAATTAACTTAGGTTTCGGGACGTTTGTCGAATCGGCTTATCCGTTCATGTTCTCTAATAAAGTTGTCTTTGCTGGCGCGATATTCTCAGCCGGTGTCGGTGGAATGTTGTTGGGATTATTGAATATTAAAGGCGTGGCTTATGTCCCTGCTTTCGCCTCACCATTCTTATCAAATAACGCTTTCTATATGGCGATAGTGATGGCGGTAACGTTAGTGTTGACTTGTGTCATCACCCTATTAGCCAACAAATTTGTAGCAATTAAAAAGGCAGTACCCGAATCACCAACACCAGGGATTTCGGCTAAGAGTTAACAATTAAAAAAGCAGTTTTATATAAATCAAGTAGAGGTAAATATGTTCAACGCTGATATGAGTAAGAAACGGTCCGTCGCTATGGATAAAGTACGAAACGCAATTGCGTTACATGGCGGTCAAACTATTCTGAGTACTGGAATAACCGGAGATGACGCTCGCTTAGCGAAAGCAGTATGCGATTCTGGTGTTAAATTGTTAGAGCCGAATCACCCGGCATTGGCATTAGCGCGTGGCCATAATGGTGTGACGAATATGCATGCCGCAGAGCGCATTCGCCATGAAATAACTATCGGGCAAATGGCGGAAGCAGTGCAGGGTGTACGTAATGTGGTGGCGGATGATATTTTTATTACTGTCGGGATTGCCGGGGGCTTTACAGAAACTGTACCTACGCCGGTAACTGAACAGGATATTTTATTGATTGCTCAATCAGGCGCTGATGGTTTACATACCCATAAATCCAGTTTTGAGGATTTAAAAGAACTGGTCGATTTAGCTCATAAATATGGTCTGACAGTGGATGCTTATATTGGTCACCCAAGCGATTTGCACACCTTCGGTATTGCGGCTGAAACTCCCGCTGAGGTTGCTGAAGTGGCTAAAAAAATGGAAGAGTTAGGGGTTGATATGATTGGTTTAATGACTGGCATGAGCTACGAAGGGGTTAGCGCTGGCGATATTCCTGATGTTATCAAACAACGACTTCTGGCCTTGGTCGGTGCAGTTTCAGTACCCACATTAGCCGAAGGCGGTATTAATCTGGAAAATGCGAAAGCATTCAAAAATACCGGTGTCAATATTCTGGTTGTGGGTACCGCTATTGATAATGTTGTCTGCAATGCAGCTAAGGATGTTGTATCGCGGTTTATTACTCACTGATGGTATGGGGTTAATTAGCTCAGTGAGTGAAGGGTTCACCACACCTGGGGGTACTCCGGTGGCTTATGCGCTTATATTTTAAATAAGTGAGGCACCAATGGTACATTTCCCCTTTATTTGACTTTATCAGCAGCCAGAGGGAGAAATAATATTTTCTCCCTTTTTATTGGATCTAAAGTATGTACAAGTTACTGGCCCTTGATCTTGATGGCACTTTACTCAATCAGGAAAACCAAATATCAGCTCAGAATATTAACGCGGTAAAGCGTGTTATTCATCAGCACGGCACAGTTGTTTTATGTTCAGCGCGGCCAGTTAGGGCTATTGCAGCCGTTATCCGCAATACTGAATTAGAATATTTAATTCGTTATTTTATTTCGTTTAATGGTGCATGGATATATGATGCTGTTGAGAAGAAAGATATTCGTTTTATGCCATTGCGTCGCCTGGATGTGAAGAATGTGATAACCATGCTTGCTGAAAATGAGTTTAAACATCATTTTTTCACCCGCGATAATATGATATCCAGTTTGAAGGATATCAATGATCATACGCACTATGAGTCCCAACTCTTTGCGATGGAATTGGCCTTTGTTGAACCTAAAGACATTATTCAACGAGATGATATCGTCAAAGTCTCTATTGTCGGCTCGACTGATTTTATTGATAATGTCGCTAATAAAATAGACGAGAGATTTCATTGTCAATACTCACTCAGTAAGACCAGTCGTCATTATTACGAAATAATGAGACAGGGCATTACGAAGGGGGAAGCATTGAATTATTTATCACGGCATTTAAATATTGGCTCTCAATCGGTGGTCAGTATGGGCGATCAGGAAAATGATATCAGTATGTTTCAGTTTTCAGCCGTTGGTGTGGCAATGGGTAATGCCAGTGATTTTGTCAAATCTTGCGCGGACAAAGTGAGTCAGGATAACAATCACCACGGAGTTGCTTTTGCCATTAATCAACTCTGGCCACTGTGACGGAATCGCCTTTTGTTTCATAAAATTATTGCGTAGAATGACAAGTAAAATAGCCTAATGAAATAGGCTCTAAATGTATCGCACAGCTTCGGGCCGCTATTCTTATGAATCAGATCAAACGTAAACAGTTTATTTTGGAAAAGCTGGATAGCCTTGGTGAGGTTTCTGTTATTGGTCTTTCCGAGGAATTGGGTGTGACATCTGAAACGATCCGCAGAGATCTTTCCTATTTGGAAAAGAGTGGTGAGGTCACCAAAGTCCACGGCGGTGCAATAAAAGTTCAGAATATACAAGAGGGCAGCTTTGCTCAAAGAATGGATTTAAATCGCCAGGAAAAAATGCTGATTGGTCAATATGCGGCTTCACTGGTAACTGAAAATGATAGTTTATTTATTGACTCTTGTACCACTACACTTATTTTTGCTTCATTCTTGCCGTTAGTAAAAATGACTGTTTTCACCAATTCATCTTTAATTGCCGATCAAATAAAAAGTAAAAACAATATGGCAATTGTGCATGTGTTGGGTGGTGAATATAACCATATTTATAAAGCTAATTTAGGTATTCAAACAATTGAACAAATGAATGACATTCACGCCGATTTTAGTTTTGTGGGCGTTGGCGGTATAGACAGTGATTTTGGCGTGATGGTAAAGAATCTCGATGAAGGGCGTATTGCCAAGAAAATGCTGGCAATGGGCAGGCAGAAAGTGATTTTATGTGATACCAGTAAATTTGGTCAAAGTGGGTTAATGAAAATAAGTGACATCAACGATATTGATTTTATCGTCACCGATAAAAAGAAGAATCCTCATAAGCAAGCAATTGAAGCGCTTTATTCAGATAAAATTATCTACGCCAATTAATATTATTTAAATCCCCCACTTATTCGCAGGGGGATTTGTACTATTTTGCTATTTTCCCATTATTCTCGTTTTATTGGGAAGCATAAATTGCATCGCGCAGATCATTGACGAATTGCCCGGACATTCCCTCATATAAAGTATTAGTCAGTGCGACCACACTTAGCTCCTGCATCGGGTCGACAAACCATGAATGCCCATAAACCCCGCCCCAACTCCATGTGCCGATAGATTCTGGTGAAGCCGCTTCAAGCGGGTTTCGCAGTACGGAAAACCCTAAACCAAAGCCTATACCAGGCGCGTCTGGAAGAGGGATGCCGCCAGTTTGATCTCGTCCCATTTCATCAACTAATGTGGCAGGAAGTAGCGGTGCACCACCTTGACGCAGTGTTTCTAATAAACGTAACAGGTCACTGGCACTACCCACCATACCCGCACCACCCGAAGAGAACGATTGTGCATTGAGCGCGCGGGCGGGAGAAAACCGCACGCCAATTTCCTCGGGTGAAAAAGCAACGCATTCACCTTCTTGTAGCAGTCGCGGTGCAGGGAGGTCATTAACATAGGGCGTGGCTAAACGGCCAATATCGCG
The sequence above is drawn from the Yersinia enterocolitica subsp. enterocolitica genome and encodes:
- a CDS encoding PTS sugar transporter, with translation MKNVAILGSSGGNLFNLGGAYPERLLQEIYTQLHSAGLGVSAVQFIAAEESMDVAKPTTAAAVYSITAEEKDKPQISFQGKLSEVNDAVKSSDAAIAAQIRAGAIDGIIIMSADPDRSNKEAILAAIEKKIPIVGTGGTSMAIITSKGANVIATSGTTGTNSRTRAISFTASLCKYWQIKYTPVLGSGDATMPGSDKSLLKRINIRSIMIPALPGFIAMAIVLALSHIPGLQSLNAIFELLLKGLPVIVAVIAAKQVSELDEVSIVAGVVAGVLSVEGGLIGGILGGIGAGIMVRYLFGLCLKWQFPMTTINIVAGGLSGLFSGLVMYYLLSPLALAAGDYIKLAIEATLAFSPILAGLLAGLVIWPAILGGVYHAVILPLVLLEMEKSGVSFLGAVDMVGLVMVAAGINLANVIAPREKSEAAVAAPGLLINLGFGTFVESAYPFMFSNKVVFAGAIFSAGVGGMLLGLLNIKGVAYVPAFASPFLSNNAFYMAIVMAVTLVLTCVITLLANKFVAIKKAVPESPTPGISAKS
- a CDS encoding Cof-type HAD-IIB family hydrolase gives rise to the protein MYKLLALDLDGTLLNQENQISAQNINAVKRVIHQHGTVVLCSARPVRAIAAVIRNTELEYLIRYFISFNGAWIYDAVEKKDIRFMPLRRLDVKNVITMLAENEFKHHFFTRDNMISSLKDINDHTHYESQLFAMELAFVEPKDIIQRDDIVKVSIVGSTDFIDNVANKIDERFHCQYSLSKTSRHYYEIMRQGITKGEALNYLSRHLNIGSQSVVSMGDQENDISMFQFSAVGVAMGNASDFVKSCADKVSQDNNHHGVAFAINQLWPL
- a CDS encoding DeoR/GlpR family DNA-binding transcription regulator → MNQIKRKQFILEKLDSLGEVSVIGLSEELGVTSETIRRDLSYLEKSGEVTKVHGGAIKVQNIQEGSFAQRMDLNRQEKMLIGQYAASLVTENDSLFIDSCTTTLIFASFLPLVKMTVFTNSSLIADQIKSKNNMAIVHVLGGEYNHIYKANLGIQTIEQMNDIHADFSFVGVGGIDSDFGVMVKNLDEGRIAKKMLAMGRQKVILCDTSKFGQSGLMKISDINDIDFIVTDKKKNPHKQAIEALYSDKIIYAN